The Streptococcus toyakuensis genome has a window encoding:
- a CDS encoding class A sortase has protein sequence MSHKKNKKKTNRKNLLINILAGFLILLSLALIFNSKIRDMFMVWNTNKYQVSQVSKEKLEENQDTEGNFDFDSVKAISSEAVLSSQWDSQKLPVIGGIAVPEVEINLPIFKGLDNVNLFYGAGTMKRDQVMGKGNYSLASHHIFTAENASQMLFSPLSRAKNGMKIYLTDKDKVYTYEIREVKHVTPDRVDEIDDRTGVDEITLVTCVDYDATERIIVKGDLKDTKDYSQTPEEILTAFNQPYKQRY, from the coding sequence ATGTCTCATAAAAAGAACAAAAAGAAAACAAACCGTAAAAATTTACTAATCAATATCCTGGCAGGATTTTTAATTCTCTTGTCACTTGCTTTGATTTTCAATTCAAAAATTCGTGATATGTTCATGGTGTGGAATACCAATAAATACCAAGTCAGCCAGGTATCAAAAGAAAAATTAGAAGAAAATCAAGATACAGAAGGAAATTTTGACTTTGATTCAGTAAAAGCTATCTCGTCAGAAGCTGTCTTATCCTCACAATGGGATTCGCAAAAATTGCCAGTTATCGGTGGAATTGCTGTCCCTGAGGTAGAAATTAACTTGCCTATTTTTAAGGGACTGGATAATGTCAATCTCTTCTATGGAGCTGGTACAATGAAGCGTGATCAAGTGATGGGGAAAGGAAACTATTCCCTTGCGAGCCATCACATCTTCACGGCGGAAAACGCCAGCCAAATGCTCTTTTCTCCATTATCACGCGCTAAAAATGGGATGAAAATTTATCTTACTGATAAGGATAAAGTTTATACCTATGAAATCCGTGAAGTGAAGCATGTGACTCCAGATCGCGTTGATGAGATTGATGACCGTACTGGAGTTGATGAAATCACACTTGTAACCTGTGTTGACTATGATGCGACAGAACGTATTATCGTAAAAGGTGACTTGAAAGATACAAAAGATTATTCACAAACACCTGAAGAAATTCTAACAGCTTTCAATCAACCATATAAACAACGTTATTAA
- the pyk gene encoding pyruvate kinase — protein sequence MSKRVKIVATLGPAVEIRGGKKFGDDGYWGEKLDVEASAKNIAKLIEAGANTFRFNFSHGDHQEQGERMATVKLAEKLAGKKVGFLLDTKGPEIRTELFEASAKEYSYKTGEKIRVATKQGIKSTRDVIALNVAGALDIYDDVEVGRQVLVDDGKLGLRVVAKDDATREFEVEVENDGVIAKQKGVNIPNTKIPFPALAERDNDDIRFGLEQGINFIAISFVRTAKDVNEVRAICKETGNGHVQLFAKIENQQGIDNLDEIIEAADGIMIARGDMGIEVPFEMVPVYQKMIITKVNAAGKVVITATNMLETMTEKPRATRSEVSDVFNAVIDGTDATMLSGESANGKYPLESVTTMATIDKNAQTLLNEYGRLNSDSFERNSKTEVMASAVKDATNSMDIKLVVTLTKTGHTARLISKYRPNADILALTFDELTERGLMLNWGVIPMLTDAPSSTDDMFEIAERKAVEAGLVQSGDDIVIVAGVPLGEAVRTNTMRIRTVR from the coding sequence ATGAGTAAACGTGTAAAAATCGTTGCAACTTTGGGACCTGCGGTAGAAATCCGTGGTGGTAAAAAATTTGGTGATGACGGATACTGGGGTGAAAAACTTGATGTTGAAGCTTCAGCTAAAAACATTGCCAAATTGATTGAAGCTGGTGCTAACACATTCCGTTTCAACTTCTCACACGGTGACCACCAAGAACAAGGTGAGCGTATGGCAACTGTTAAACTTGCAGAAAAACTTGCAGGTAAAAAAGTTGGTTTCCTTCTTGATACAAAAGGACCAGAAATCCGTACAGAATTGTTTGAAGCTTCAGCTAAAGAGTATTCATACAAAACTGGTGAGAAAATCCGTGTTGCAACTAAACAAGGAATCAAATCAACTCGTGATGTGATTGCATTGAACGTTGCTGGTGCTCTTGATATCTATGATGATGTTGAAGTTGGTCGTCAAGTTTTGGTTGACGATGGTAAACTTGGTCTTCGTGTGGTTGCTAAAGATGATGCAACTCGTGAATTTGAAGTTGAAGTTGAAAACGATGGCGTAATTGCTAAACAAAAAGGTGTTAACATCCCTAACACTAAAATTCCTTTCCCAGCTCTTGCTGAACGTGATAACGACGATATCCGCTTTGGTCTTGAACAAGGTATCAACTTCATCGCGATTTCATTCGTACGTACTGCAAAAGACGTAAACGAAGTTCGTGCAATCTGTAAAGAAACTGGAAACGGACACGTTCAATTATTCGCTAAAATCGAAAACCAACAAGGTATCGATAACTTGGATGAAATCATCGAAGCTGCTGATGGTATCATGATTGCTCGTGGTGACATGGGTATCGAAGTACCATTCGAGATGGTTCCAGTTTACCAAAAAATGATCATCACTAAAGTGAACGCTGCAGGTAAAGTTGTTATCACTGCAACAAACATGCTTGAAACAATGACTGAAAAACCACGTGCAACTCGTTCAGAAGTATCAGACGTATTCAATGCTGTTATCGACGGTACTGATGCTACAATGCTTTCAGGTGAATCTGCAAACGGTAAATACCCACTTGAGTCAGTAACTACAATGGCTACAATCGACAAGAACGCTCAAACCCTTCTTAACGAATACGGTCGTTTGAACTCAGATTCATTTGAACGTAACTCTAAGACAGAAGTAATGGCTTCAGCTGTTAAAGATGCTACTAACTCAATGGATATCAAATTGGTTGTAACTCTTACTAAGACAGGTCACACTGCACGTTTGATCTCTAAATACCGTCCAAATGCTGACATCTTAGCATTGACATTCGACGAATTGACAGAACGTGGATTGATGTTGAACTGGGGTGTTATCCCAATGTTGACAGATGCTCCATCATCAACTGACGATATGTTTGAAATTGCTGAACGTAAAGCAGTTGAAGCAGGTCTTGTACAATCTGGTGATGATATCGTTATCGTAGCTGGTGTACCACTTGGAGAAGCTGTACGTACAAACACAATGCGTATCCGCACAGTACGTTAA
- a CDS encoding formate/nitrite transporter family protein, producing MVSSEFISKIEFACKKKESLYSQSKFKYAIRSMFAGAFLTFSTAAGAVGADLINKIAPGSGRFLFPFVFAWGLAYIVFLNAELVTSNMMFLTAGSFLKKISWRKTAEILLYCTLFNLIGALIAGWGFAHSAAYANLTHDSFISGVVEMKLGRSNELILLEAILANIFVNIAILSFVLVKDGGAKLWLVLSAIYMFVFLTNEHIAANFASFAIVKFSVAADSIANFGVGNMLRHWGVTFIGNFIGGGLLMGLPYAFLNKNEDTYVD from the coding sequence ATGGTTTCTTCAGAATTTATCTCAAAGATTGAATTTGCTTGCAAGAAGAAGGAAAGTCTTTATAGTCAAAGCAAATTTAAGTATGCGATTCGTTCTATGTTCGCAGGTGCATTTTTAACCTTCAGTACTGCTGCTGGTGCAGTTGGGGCTGACTTGATTAATAAAATTGCACCAGGTAGTGGACGCTTCCTCTTCCCATTTGTCTTTGCTTGGGGCTTGGCCTACATTGTTTTCTTGAATGCTGAGTTGGTAACATCAAACATGATGTTCTTGACTGCTGGTAGTTTCTTGAAAAAAATCTCTTGGAGAAAAACAGCTGAGATTTTACTTTACTGTACCTTATTCAACCTTATCGGAGCTTTAATAGCAGGTTGGGGCTTTGCTCATTCGGCAGCCTATGCAAATCTGACACACGATAGTTTCATCTCAGGGGTTGTTGAGATGAAGTTAGGCCGTTCAAATGAATTAATCTTGCTTGAGGCGATTTTGGCAAATATTTTCGTAAATATTGCGATTCTTTCATTTGTTTTGGTCAAAGATGGTGGTGCCAAACTTTGGCTCGTTTTATCAGCAATTTACATGTTTGTATTCTTAACAAACGAGCACATCGCTGCGAACTTTGCTTCTTTTGCGATTGTAAAATTCAGTGTTGCTGCGGATTCAATTGCTAACTTTGGTGTTGGAAATATGCTTCGTCACTGGGGTGTAACCTTCATTGGGAACTTCATTGGTGGTGGTCTTTTGATGGGTCTTCCATACGCCTTCCTCAATAAAAACGAAGATACTTATGTAGATTAA
- a CDS encoding L-lactate dehydrogenase yields the protein MTSTKQHKKVILVGDGAVGSSYAFALVNQGIAQELGIIEIPQLHEKAVGDALDLSHALAFTSPKKIYAAQYSDCADADLVVITAGAPQKPGETRLDLVGKNLAINKSIVTQVVESGFKGIFLVAANPVDVLTYSTWKFSGFPKERVIGSGTSLDSARFRQALAEKLDVDARSVHAYIMGEHGDSEFAVWSHANIAGVNLEEFLKDTQNVQEAELIELFEGVRDAAYTIINKKGATYYGIAVALARITKAILDDENAVLPLSVFQEGQYGVENVFIGQPAVVGAHGIVRPVNIPLNDAETQKMQASAKELQAIIDEAWKNPEFQAASKN from the coding sequence ATGACTTCAACTAAACAACACAAAAAAGTTATCCTTGTCGGTGATGGTGCTGTAGGTTCTTCTTACGCTTTTGCACTTGTTAACCAAGGAATTGCACAAGAGCTTGGAATTATCGAAATTCCGCAATTGCATGAAAAAGCTGTTGGTGACGCGCTTGACCTTAGTCACGCCCTTGCCTTCACTTCACCTAAAAAAATCTATGCAGCTCAATACTCTGACTGTGCAGACGCTGACCTTGTTGTAATCACTGCAGGTGCGCCTCAAAAACCAGGTGAAACTCGTCTTGACCTTGTAGGTAAAAACCTTGCTATCAACAAATCAATCGTAACTCAAGTTGTTGAATCAGGTTTCAAAGGTATCTTCCTTGTTGCTGCTAACCCAGTTGACGTTTTGACTTACTCAACTTGGAAATTCTCTGGTTTCCCTAAAGAACGCGTTATCGGTTCAGGTACTTCACTTGACTCAGCTCGTTTCCGTCAAGCACTTGCTGAAAAACTTGATGTTGATGCTCGTTCAGTGCACGCCTACATCATGGGTGAACACGGTGACTCTGAGTTCGCTGTTTGGTCACACGCTAACATCGCTGGTGTAAACCTTGAAGAATTCCTTAAAGACACTCAAAATGTTCAAGAAGCTGAATTGATTGAATTGTTCGAAGGTGTTCGTGATGCTGCCTACACAATCATCAACAAAAAAGGTGCAACATACTACGGTATCGCAGTTGCTCTTGCTCGTATCACTAAAGCTATCCTTGATGATGAAAACGCAGTACTTCCACTTTCAGTATTCCAAGAAGGTCAATACGGAGTTGAAAACGTCTTTATCGGTCAACCAGCTGTTGTTGGTGCACATGGTATTGTTCGTCCAGTAAATATCCCATTGAACGACGCAGAAACTCAAAAAATGCAAGCATCTGCTAAAGAATTGCAAGCTATCATTGACGAAGCATGGAAAAATCCAGAATTCCAAGCAGCTTCTAAAAACTAA
- the gyrA gene encoding DNA gyrase subunit A translates to MQDRNLVNVNLTKEMKTSFIDYAMSVIVARALPDVRDGLKPVHRRILYGMNELGVTPDKPHKKSARITGDVMGKYHPHGDYSIYEAMVRMAQWWSYRYMLVDGHGNFGSMDGDGAAAQRYTEARMSKIALEMLRDINKNTVDFVDNYDANEREPLVLPARFPNLLVNGATGIAVGMATNIPPHNLGETIDAVKLVMDNPEVTTKDLMEVLPGPDFPTGALVMGKSGIHKAYETGKGSIVLRSRTEIEETKTGRERIVVTEFPYMVNKTKVHEHIVRLVQEKRIEGITAVRDESNREGVRFVIEVKRDASANVILNNLFKMTQMQTNFGFNMLAIQNGVPKILSLRQILDAYIEHQKEVVVRRTRFDKEKAEARAHILEGLLIALDHIDEVIRIIRASETDAEAQAELMSKFKLSERQSQAILDMRLRRLTGLERDKIQSEYDDLLALIADLADILAKPERVSQIIKDELDEVKRKFGDQRRTELMVGEVLSLEDEDLIEESDVLITLSNKGYIKRLDQDEFTAQKRGGRGVQGTGVKDDDFVRELVSTSTHDHLLFFTNKGRVYRLKGYEIPEYGRTAKGLPIVNLLKLDEGESIQTIINVESERSDDAYLFFTTRHGIVKRTSVKEFANIRQNGLKALNLKDEDELINVLLTEEDTDIIIGTKFGYAIRFNQSAVRGMSRIATGVKGVNLRDGDTVVGASVITDQDEVLIITEKGYGKRTVATEYPTKGRGGKGMQTAKITEKNGSLAGLITVKGDEDLMIITDTGVMIRTNVANISQTGRSTMGVKVMRLDQDAKIVTFTTVTAAEKEEVGAENETEGEA, encoded by the coding sequence ATGCAGGATAGAAATTTAGTGAATGTCAATCTGACAAAGGAGATGAAGACGAGCTTTATTGACTACGCTATGAGTGTTATCGTAGCGCGGGCTCTTCCTGATGTTCGAGATGGCTTGAAACCCGTCCACCGTCGGATTCTCTACGGAATGAATGAATTGGGTGTTACTCCAGACAAACCTCATAAAAAATCTGCTCGTATTACAGGGGATGTCATGGGTAAATACCACCCACACGGGGATTACTCTATCTATGAAGCCATGGTCCGTATGGCTCAATGGTGGAGTTACCGTTACATGCTTGTAGATGGTCATGGGAACTTTGGTTCCATGGACGGTGATGGTGCTGCCGCCCAGCGTTACACTGAGGCACGTATGAGCAAGATTGCTCTGGAAATGCTTCGTGATATTAACAAAAATACAGTTGATTTCGTTGATAACTATGATGCCAATGAACGTGAACCCTTGGTCTTGCCAGCACGTTTTCCTAATCTTTTGGTTAATGGAGCAACTGGTATTGCGGTTGGGATGGCAACCAATATTCCACCTCATAACCTTGGTGAAACCATTGATGCAGTGAAGTTGGTCATGGACAATCCTGAAGTGACCACTAAGGACTTGATGGAAGTCCTGCCTGGACCAGATTTTCCAACTGGTGCTCTTGTTATGGGGAAATCAGGTATCCATAAGGCTTATGAGACAGGTAAAGGTTCTATTGTTCTTCGTTCTCGTACTGAAATCGAAGAAACTAAGACAGGGCGTGAGCGCATCGTTGTAACAGAATTTCCTTACATGGTTAATAAAACCAAGGTGCACGAGCATATTGTTCGTTTGGTTCAGGAAAAACGCATTGAGGGGATCACAGCAGTACGTGATGAATCAAACCGTGAAGGTGTTCGATTTGTTATCGAAGTCAAGCGAGATGCCTCTGCCAATGTTATTCTTAATAACCTTTTCAAGATGACCCAGATGCAAACCAACTTTGGTTTCAATATGCTTGCTATCCAAAATGGTGTGCCGAAGATTTTATCCCTTCGTCAGATTTTAGATGCTTATATCGAGCACCAAAAAGAAGTGGTTGTTCGTCGGACACGTTTTGATAAGGAAAAAGCAGAAGCACGTGCGCACATCTTAGAAGGTCTCTTAATTGCGCTAGACCATATCGACGAAGTGATTCGCATCATCCGTGCTAGTGAAACGGATGCGGAAGCACAAGCTGAGTTGATGAGTAAGTTTAAGCTTTCTGAACGTCAAAGTCAAGCCATCCTAGATATGCGCCTTCGTCGTTTGACAGGATTGGAACGCGATAAGATTCAGTCTGAATATGATGATCTCTTGGCTCTGATAGCGGATTTAGCAGATATTCTAGCTAAACCAGAACGTGTTTCTCAAATCATTAAAGATGAATTAGACGAAGTCAAGCGTAAGTTTGGCGATCAACGTCGTACTGAATTAATGGTCGGTGAAGTCTTAAGCCTTGAAGATGAGGACTTGATTGAAGAATCAGATGTCTTAATTACGCTTTCTAACAAGGGCTACATCAAACGTCTGGACCAAGACGAATTTACCGCTCAAAAACGTGGTGGTCGTGGTGTTCAAGGTACGGGAGTTAAGGATGACGATTTTGTTCGTGAGTTAGTGTCAACTAGTACTCATGATCACTTACTCTTCTTTACAAATAAAGGCCGTGTCTATCGCCTGAAAGGCTATGAAATTCCTGAGTATGGTCGTACAGCCAAGGGCTTGCCGATTGTCAATCTTTTGAAATTGGATGAAGGCGAAAGTATTCAAACCATCATCAATGTCGAGTCTGAACGCAGTGATGATGCTTATCTCTTCTTCACAACCCGTCATGGTATTGTGAAGAGAACCAGCGTCAAGGAATTTGCTAACATTCGTCAAAATGGACTTAAAGCACTGAACCTCAAAGATGAAGATGAGTTGATTAATGTCTTGTTGACGGAAGAAGATACAGACATTATCATTGGTACCAAGTTTGGTTATGCAATTCGCTTTAATCAATCAGCCGTTCGTGGAATGAGTCGTATCGCTACGGGTGTGAAAGGTGTTAATCTCCGTGATGGGGACACAGTTGTTGGTGCTAGTGTGATTACAGACCAGGATGAGGTTCTGATCATCACTGAAAAAGGATATGGTAAGCGCACCGTTGCGACTGAATATCCAACAAAAGGTCGTGGTGGTAAAGGGATGCAAACTGCTAAAATTACTGAAAAGAATGGTTCCCTTGCTGGTCTTATAACAGTTAAAGGCGATGAAGATTTGATGATTATCACTGATACAGGTGTCATGATTCGAACCAACGTTGCCAATATTTCACAAACAGGTCGCTCAACTATGGGAGTTAAAGTGATGCGCCTGGACCAAGATGCTAAAATTGTAACCTTTACTACGGTTACAGCGGCAGAAAAAGAAGAAGTTGGGGCAGAAAACGAAACAGAAGGTGAAGCATAA
- the pfkA gene encoding 6-phosphofructokinase, protein MKRIAVLTSGGDAPGMNAAIRAVVRQAISEGMEVFGIYDGYAGMVAGEIHPLDAASVGDIISRGGTFLHSARYPEFAQLEGQLKGIEQLKKHGIEGVVVIGGDGSYHGAMRLTEHGFPAIGLPGTIDNDIVGTDFTIGFDTAVTTAMDAIDKIRDTSSSHRRTFVIEVMGRNAGDIALWAGIATGADEIIIPEEGFKIEDIVESIKCGYECGKKHNIIVLAEGVMSAAEFGQKLKEAGDTSDLRVTELGHIQRGGSPTARDRVLASRMGAHAVKLLKEGIGGVAVGIRNEKMVENPILGTAEEGALFSLTADGKIVVNNPHKADLELSSLNKSLS, encoded by the coding sequence ATGAAACGTATTGCTGTTTTGACTAGTGGTGGAGACGCCCCTGGTATGAACGCTGCCATCCGCGCAGTTGTTCGTCAAGCAATTTCAGAAGGAATGGAAGTGTTTGGTATCTATGACGGATATGCTGGTATGGTTGCCGGTGAAATTCATCCCCTAGATGCAGCTTCAGTAGGAGACATCATTTCTCGTGGTGGTACTTTCCTTCACTCAGCTCGCTACCCAGAGTTCGCTCAACTTGAAGGGCAACTTAAAGGGATTGAGCAATTGAAAAAACACGGGATTGAAGGTGTAGTTGTTATCGGTGGTGACGGATCTTACCACGGTGCTATGCGTTTGACTGAGCATGGCTTCCCAGCTATCGGTCTTCCAGGTACAATCGATAACGATATCGTTGGTACTGACTTCACAATCGGTTTTGACACAGCGGTTACGACTGCTATGGATGCTATCGATAAGATTCGTGATACGTCATCAAGTCACCGTCGTACTTTTGTTATCGAAGTTATGGGACGTAACGCAGGTGATATCGCTCTTTGGGCAGGTATCGCAACTGGTGCTGATGAAATCATCATTCCTGAAGAAGGCTTCAAGATTGAAGATATCGTAGAAAGCATTAAATGTGGTTATGAGTGTGGTAAAAAACACAACATCATCGTCTTGGCAGAAGGTGTAATGTCTGCAGCTGAATTTGGTCAAAAACTAAAAGAAGCTGGGGATACAAGCGACCTTCGTGTGACAGAACTTGGACATATTCAACGTGGTGGTTCTCCAACTGCGCGTGACCGTGTTTTGGCATCACGTATGGGTGCACATGCTGTTAAACTTCTTAAAGAAGGTATCGGTGGTGTTGCGGTTGGTATCCGTAACGAGAAAATGGTTGAAAACCCAATTCTTGGAACTGCAGAAGAAGGAGCATTGTTTAGCCTTACTGCAGATGGTAAGATTGTGGTTAACAACCCACACAAGGCTGACCTTGAGCTATCTAGCTTGAATAAGAGCTTGTCATAA
- a CDS encoding DNA polymerase III subunit alpha produces the protein MIAQLDTKTVYSFMESVISITKYVRAAKEFGYTHLAIMDIDNLYGAFDFLEVTKKYGIHPLLGLEMNVLVDAQEVNLRFLALSSVGYQQLMKLSTAKMQGEKSWSVLSQYLEDIAVIMPYFDGLESLELGCDYYIGVYPETLASEFHHPILPLYRVNAFESKDREILQVLTAIKENLPLREVPLRSRQDVFISASSLEKLFQERFPQALENLEKLISGISYDLDTSLKLPRFNPARPAVEELRERAELGLAQKGLTSKEYQDRLDQELAVIHDMGFDDYFLVVWDLLRFGRSNGYYMGMGRGSAVGSLVSYALDITGIDPVQKNLIFERFLNRERYTMPDIDIDIPDIYRPDFIRYVGNKYGSKHAAQIVTFSTFGAKQALRDVLKRFGVPEYELSAITKKISFRDNLKSAYEGNLQFRQQINSKLEYQKAFDIACKIEGYPRQTSVHAAGVVISDQDLTNYIPLKHGDEIPLTQYDAHGVEASGLLKMDFLGLRNLTFVQKMKELLAETEDIHLKIEEIDLEDKETLALFASGNTKGIFQFEQPGAIRLLKRVQPVCFEDVVATTSLNRPGASDYINNFVARKHGQEEVTVLDSALEDILAPTYGIMLYQEQVMQVAQRFAGFSLGKADILRRAMGKKDASAMHEMRASFIQGSIEAGHTVEKAEQVFDVMEKFAGYGFNRSHAYAYSALAFQLAYFKTHYPAIFYQVMLNSSNSDYLTDALEAGFEVAPLSINTIPYHDKIANKSIYLGLKSIKGVSNDLALWIIENRPYSNIEDFIAKLPENYLKLPLLEPLVKVGLFDSFEKNRQKVFNNLDNLFEFAKVLGSLFGDTIYSWQESEDWTEQEKFYMEQELLGVGVSKHPLQAIASKAIYPITPIGNLSENSHSIILVEIQKIKVIRTKKGENMAFLQVDDSKKKLDVTLFSDLYRQVGNDVKEGGFYYIKGKVQSRDGRLQMIAQEIREAVAERFWIQVKNHDSDQEISRILDQYKGPIPVIIRYEEEQRTIVSPHHFVTKSDELEAKLNGIVMKTIYR, from the coding sequence TTGATCGCACAACTAGATACAAAAACAGTCTATAGTTTTATGGAGAGTGTCATTTCAATCACCAAGTATGTGAGAGCAGCTAAAGAATTCGGCTACACTCATCTGGCTATAATGGATATTGATAATCTTTATGGTGCTTTTGACTTTCTAGAGGTTACAAAAAAATACGGCATTCATCCTTTATTAGGGCTTGAAATGAATGTGCTTGTGGATGCTCAGGAAGTGAATTTGCGCTTTTTAGCTCTATCTAGTGTAGGCTATCAGCAGTTGATGAAACTTTCAACAGCCAAGATGCAGGGGGAGAAAAGTTGGTCAGTTCTATCTCAGTATCTAGAGGATATTGCGGTAATTATGCCTTATTTTGATGGACTGGAGTCGTTAGAACTAGGCTGTGATTACTATATTGGAGTTTATCCAGAAACACTGGCAAGCGAATTTCATCATCCTATTTTACCCCTCTATCGGGTCAATGCTTTTGAAAGTAAGGATAGAGAAATTTTGCAAGTTTTAACAGCGATTAAAGAAAATCTACCGCTCAGAGAAGTTCCTTTGCGTTCGAGACAAGATGTTTTTATATCAGCAAGTTCTTTAGAGAAACTATTCCAAGAACGTTTTCCTCAAGCCTTGGAAAACTTAGAAAAGCTAATTTCAGGTATTTCTTATGACTTGGATACTAGTTTGAAACTGCCTCGTTTTAATCCAGCTAGACCAGCAGTAGAAGAGTTGAGAGAACGTGCTGAATTGGGACTTGCGCAGAAGGGGTTGACTAGTAAAGAATATCAAGACCGTCTAGACCAAGAATTGGCTGTTATTCATGATATGGGCTTTGATGATTATTTCTTGGTTGTCTGGGATTTATTGCGTTTTGGACGTTCGAATGGCTACTATATGGGAATGGGACGGGGTTCCGCAGTTGGTAGCTTGGTTTCCTATGCTTTAGACATTACAGGGATTGATCCAGTTCAGAAAAATCTGATTTTTGAACGTTTCCTCAATCGTGAACGCTATACCATGCCTGATATTGATATTGATATTCCAGATATTTATCGTCCAGATTTTATCAGATATGTTGGTAATAAATATGGTAGTAAGCATGCGGCTCAAATCGTTACTTTTTCTACCTTTGGGGCCAAGCAAGCTTTACGTGATGTTTTGAAGCGTTTTGGTGTGCCAGAGTATGAATTGTCCGCAATTACCAAGAAAATCAGTTTTCGTGATAATCTTAAGTCGGCCTATGAGGGCAATCTCCAGTTTCGTCAGCAAATTAATAGTAAGTTAGAATACCAAAAAGCCTTTGACATTGCTTGCAAGATAGAGGGCTATCCAAGACAAACCTCTGTCCATGCAGCTGGTGTTGTGATCAGTGACCAGGATTTGACCAACTATATCCCTCTGAAGCATGGTGATGAAATTCCACTGACTCAGTATGATGCTCATGGAGTTGAAGCTAGTGGGCTTTTGAAAATGGACTTTCTGGGACTACGAAATTTGACCTTTGTTCAGAAAATGAAAGAGTTGCTTGCTGAAACCGAAGATATTCACTTGAAAATTGAAGAAATAGATTTGGAAGACAAAGAAACTCTAGCTCTTTTTGCCTCTGGAAATACAAAAGGTATCTTTCAATTCGAGCAACCGGGTGCTATTCGCCTACTCAAGCGTGTGCAGCCAGTCTGTTTTGAAGATGTCGTAGCAACTACTTCCTTAAATCGACCAGGTGCTAGTGATTATATCAATAATTTTGTAGCTAGAAAACATGGGCAGGAAGAAGTGACTGTTCTAGATTCAGCTCTGGAGGATATTTTGGCTCCAACTTATGGCATTATGCTCTATCAGGAGCAGGTTATGCAGGTTGCTCAGCGATTTGCTGGATTTAGTCTTGGGAAGGCCGACATTTTGCGTCGAGCTATGGGTAAAAAGGATGCCTCTGCCATGCATGAAATGAGGGCTTCCTTTATTCAAGGCTCCATAGAAGCTGGTCATACTGTGGAAAAAGCAGAGCAGGTTTTTGATGTTATGGAGAAGTTTGCAGGTTATGGTTTTAACCGATCTCACGCCTATGCCTACTCAGCCTTGGCCTTCCAGTTGGCTTATTTTAAAACACATTATCCAGCTATCTTTTATCAGGTCATGTTGAATTCTTCCAACAGTGATTACCTAACAGATGCACTTGAAGCAGGCTTTGAAGTAGCACCATTGTCCATCAATACCATCCCCTATCATGATAAAATTGCTAACAAGTCCATCTATCTAGGTCTGAAGTCGATTAAGGGAGTCAGCAATGATTTGGCTCTTTGGATTATTGAAAATAGACCTTATTCTAACATTGAAGATTTTATAGCTAAATTACCTGAGAATTATCTGAAACTTCCTCTGTTAGAGCCATTAGTAAAAGTCGGTCTTTTCGATTCATTTGAGAAAAATCGTCAAAAAGTATTTAATAATTTAGATAATCTATTTGAATTTGCGAAAGTGTTAGGAAGCTTATTTGGTGATACTATATATAGTTGGCAGGAATCGGAAGATTGGACAGAACAAGAAAAATTCTATATGGAACAAGAGCTTCTAGGAGTGGGAGTTAGCAAACATCCACTACAAGCTATTGCAAGTAAGGCTATCTACCCAATTACACCAATCGGAAATTTGTCAGAAAATAGTCACTCAATTATATTGGTTGAAATTCAGAAAATAAAAGTGATTCGGACCAAAAAGGGTGAAAACATGGCATTCTTACAGGTAGATGATAGTAAGAAAAAATTGGATGTTACTCTCTTCTCAGACTTATATCGTCAGGTTGGGAATGATGTTAAAGAAGGTGGATTCTACTACATCAAAGGAAAAGTCCAGTCACGTGACGGCCGTCTGCAAATGATTGCACAAGAAATAAGAGAAGCGGTAGCTGAGCGCTTTTGGATTCAGGTGAAGAATCATGATTCGGATCAAGAAATTTCGAGAATTTTAGACCAATATAAAGGCCCAATCCCAGTCATCATCAGGTATGAAGAGGAACAGAGAACGATTGTTTCTCCCCATCATTTTGTGACTAAATCTGATGAATTAGAAGCGAAATTGAATGGAATCGTTATGAAAACGATTTATCGCTAA